One part of the Coffea eugenioides isolate CCC68of chromosome 10, Ceug_1.0, whole genome shotgun sequence genome encodes these proteins:
- the LOC113749676 gene encoding uncharacterized protein LOC113749676 produces the protein MMPSSRKPPLARSPIHLRLRPRRPLQSNTNTIQTPPGSLTKSQLPKGACEIEELELGVRPEYRTISCELRALAEMVHQEFSSADWADAGLVGTSMSVNRSTLFERGRFYEEYSARRNERLKRKKVGETGDGKKAGHGYDLGVRVESAKRRGEAKRFESLRKTVPSSPTVDRSQASSSRYLLRSTTSKENKKPPLAFANVERSVGVGQQKIGVRRGRKI, from the exons ATGATGCCATCATCTCGCAAGCCTCCACTGGCCAGATCCCCAATCCACCTTCGCCTCCGACCTCGCCGTCCTCTTCAGTCCAATACAAACACCATCCAAACCCCACCAG GTTCTTTAACGAAATCCCAGTTGCCTAAAGGTGCTTGTGAGATTGAAGAACTGGAATTGGGTGTTCGCCCAGAGTACCGTACCATTTCTTGTGAATTGAGGGCTTTGGCAGAAATGGTGCATCAGGAGTTTTCCAGCGCAGACTGGGCTGATGCTGGTTTGGTTGGTACTAGCATGAGTGTTAATAGGAGTACTTTGTTTGAAAGGGGAAGGTTCTATGAGGAGTACTCCGCGAGAAGGAACGAGaggttgaagaggaagaaggtGGGGGAAACAGGGGATGGGAAGAAGGCCGGGCATGGTTATGATCTTGGTGTCAGGGTTGAGTCCGCTAAAAGAAGAGGGGAGGCCAAGAGGTTTGAAAGCTTGAGGAAAACGGTTCCTTCTTCTCCAACCGTGGACAGGAGTCAGGCTTCAAGCTCCAGGTATTTGCTGAGGAGCACTACCAGTAAGGAGAACAAGAAGCCACCTTTGGCTTTTGCAAATGTTGAAAGATCTGTTGGGGTGGGACAGCAGAAAATTGGAGTCAGACGGGGTAGGAAAATTTGA
- the LOC113749162 gene encoding probable flavin-containing monooxygenase 1, with amino-acid sequence MAMDIHMPKSRAPNQENRTIAIIGAGVSGLLACKYALQKGFSPTVFEARSSIGGVWSRTCDSTKLQTPKNHYRFSDFAWSDSVKEAFPDHNQVREYIYSYALHFNILPHIKFNCKVVSVDYLCTSSEEDMSSWELWAGTGEAFSPKGKWHVSVQDLQTSADTTQVYQFDFVILCLGKFSGLANIPPFAMNKGPEVFDGEVMHSMDYAAMDNAAEFIKNKRVTIVGFQKSAIDIGAEIAKVNGAKHPCTLLFRTAHWSVPENLVEFIFRNLNRVSELTVHKPDEAFFLWLLAALLSPLLWIYSKVIENYLKWLYPLAKYDIIPEHGFLGQIRSCMLTVLPADFYEIVREGCLILKKAQTFSFCQTGVVVDDEDVPLETDIVIFATGYKSDQKFASVFKSIDFQKYLLGSSAPFYRECIHPKIPQLAIVGYSESHATIYTTEIRAKWLAHFLEGNFRLPTIREMEHNVMRWEKCMRRYTDPNFKRGCVSVMLQIYCNDEICRDMNCNPRRKKSILSELFAPYGPSDYADLSSLGREE; translated from the exons ATGGCCATGGACATTCACATGCCAAAATCCCGTGCACCAAACCAGGAGAACAGAACAATAGCGATTATAGGTGCCGGAGTTAGCGGCTTGCTTGCCTGCAAATACGCACTACAAAAGGGCTTCTCTCCGACAGTCTTTGAAGCTCGGAGTTCCATCGGGGGAGTATGGTCCAGGACTTGCGACTCTACTAAGCTGCAGACTCCCAAAAACCACTACCGCTTTTCAGATTTTGCATGGTCAGATTCAGTAAAAGAGGCCTTCCCTGATCACAACCAAGTTAGGGAGTACATCTACTCGTACGCTCTTCACTTCAACATCCTTCCACATATCAAGTTCAATTGTAAAGTCGTCAGCGTTGATTATTTATGTACATCATCTGAAGAGGACATGTCTTCATGGGAACTCTGGGCTGGCACTGGTGAGGCCTTCTCACCTAAAGGAAAATGGCATGTCAGCGTACAGGATTTGCAAACCTCAGCAGATACCACTCAG GTATACCAATTTGATTTTGTAATCTTGTGCCTTGGGAAGTTCAGTGGCCTAGCCAACATCCCACCATTTGCAATGAACAAAGGGCCAGAGGTATTTGACGGTGAAGTCATGCACTCTATGGACTATGCTGCAATGGACAATGCAGCTGAATTCATCAAGAACAAGCGCGTCACAATAGTTGGATTCCAGAAATCTGCAATCGATATTGGAGCCGAAATTGCAAAAGTGAATG GGGCAAAGCATCCGTGCACATTGCTATTCAGGACTGCACACTGGTCAGTCCCTGAAAATTTGGTTGAATTCATTTTCCGGAACCTGAATAGAGTCTCAGAGCTTACTGTCCATAAGCCTGATGAAGCTTTCTTCCTGTGGCTCTTAGCTGCTCTGCTCTCACCCCTG CTATGGATATATTCAAAGGTCATCGAGAATTATCTCAAGTGGCTATACCCCCTGGCAAAATATGATATCATTCCGGAACACGGCTTCCTCGGGCAGATTCGTTCCTGTATGTTGACAGTCTTGCCAGCTGACTTCTATGAAATAGTTAGAGAAGGTTGCCTAATCCTGAAAAAGGCACAAACTTTCAGCTTCTGCCAAACTGGAGTAGTTGTAGATGATGAAGATGTGCCCCTGGAAACGGATATAGTCATCTTTGCAACGGGATATAAAAGCGACCAGAAATTTGCCAGTGTTTTTAAGTCAATCGACTTTCAGAAATACTTGCTTGGATCATCAGCTCCTTTCTACAG GGAATGCATCCATCCAAAGATACCACAGTTGGCAATAGTAGGATACTCGGAGAGTCATGCGACAATATACACCACTGAGATAAGGGCCAAATGGCTAGCACATTTTCTTGAAGGAAATTTTCGGCTCCCAACAATAAGAGAGATGGAACACAACGTGATGAGATGGGAAAAATGCATGCGCCGGTATACCGATCCAAACTTTAAAAGAGGTTGCGTTAGTGTAATGCTACAGATATACTGCAATGATGAAATATGCAGGGACATGAATTGCAATCCTAGACGAAAGAAATCCATTCTGTCTGAGCTTTTTGCACCTTATGGTCCATCCGACTACGCTGATCTAAGTAGCTTGGGCAGAGAAGAATGA
- the LOC113749043 gene encoding 1,4-alpha-glucan-branching enzyme 1, chloroplastic/amyloplastic-like: MPTACWNLLSQTALGALMPSSLSKDASKVSTSSRCGISKCQTRLIIGSFRAAGFPSPKSRVKHERVQPTSAISDILTNDNSTMSTADVETENIGLFGMDSALESYKDHFRYRIMRYVEQKKLIETYEGSLEEFAQGYLKFGFNREKGYILYQEWAPAAQEAEVIGDFNGWDGSNHRMEKNQFGVWSIKIPDCNGNPAIPHKSRVKFRFKHGNGDWIDRIPAWIKYATVDPGKFAAPYDGVYWDPPPSERYQFKYPRPPNPKSTRIYEAHVGMSSSEPRINSYQEFADDVLPRIQANGYNTVQLMAVMEHSYYASFGYHVTNFFAASSRSGTPEDLKYLIDKAHSLGLRVLMDVVHSHTSNNITDGLNGFDVGQSSQDSYFHTGERGYHKLWDSRLFNYANWEVLRFLLSNLRWWIEEFNFDGFRFDGVTSMLYHHHGINTTFTGNYNEYFSEATDVDAVVYMMLANHLIHKILPDATVVAEDVSGMPGLCRPVSDGGIGFDYRLAMAIPDKWIDYLKNKKDEDWSMKEITCSLTNRRYTEKCIAYAESHDQAIVGDKTVAFFLMDKEMYSNMSCLTEAPPEVERGIALHKMIHFITMALGGEGYLNFMGNEFGHPEWIDFPREGNGWSYEKCRRQWDLVDTDHLRYKFMNAFDKAMNLLDEEFSFLASSKQIVSSINEEDKVIVFERGDLVFVFNFHPENMYDGYKVGCDLPGKYRVALDSDAWEFGGHGRVGHDVDHFTTPEGVPGVPETNFNNRPNSFKVLSPPRTALVYYMVEETLEENNHNKSTTFSEAGTATLVEDEENIEKLASADKSGSFSESSTTGRLENEEREFASSENRGVVSSEAEGPN; encoded by the exons GTGCAACCTACTTCAGCTATCTCAGATATTTTGACAAATGACAACTCAACCATGTCAACAGCTGATGTAGAAACTGAGAATATTGGCCTCTTTGGCATGGATTCAGCATTGGAGTCATATAAGGATCACTTTAGATACAGAATAATGAGATATGTTGAGCAGAAAAAGCTCATTGAAACTTATGAAGGGAGCCTCGAGGAATTTGCGCAAG GGTATCTAAAATTTGGATTTAATAGAGAGAAAGGTTATATACTTTACCAAGAATGGGCCCCTGCTGCACA GGAAGCAGAAGTAATTGGTGATTTCAATGGATGGGATGGTTCGAACCACAGGATGGAaaagaatcaatttggtgtaTGGAGTATCAAGATTCCTGATTGCAATGGGAACCCAGCCATTCCACACAAATCGAGAGTCAAGTTCAGATTCAAGCATGGCAATGGAGATTGGATTGATCGAATTCCAGCCTGGATAAAGTATGCTACTGTAGACCCGGGAAAATTTGCTGCACCTTATGATGGTGTTTACTGGGATCCGCCACCGTCAGAAAG GTATCAATTTAAATACCCTCGTCCTCCAAATCCCAAATCTACACGAATATATGAAGCACATGTTGGAATGAGCAGCTCGGAGCCGCGTATAAATTCATATCAAGAATTTGCAGATGATGTTTTGCCTCGAATTCAGGCAAATGGCTATAATACAGTACAGCTAATGGCCGTAATGGAGCATTCATACTATGCATCATTTGGCTATCATGTTACCAATTTCTTTGCTGCTAGTAGTAGATCTGGAACACCGGAGGACCTAAAGTATCTGATAGATAAAGCACACAGCTTAGGTTTGCGGGTATTAATGGATGTTGTTCATAGTCATACAAGTAACAATATCACTGATGGTCTTAATGGGTTTGATGTTGGGCAAAGCTCACAAGATTCATACTTCCATACTGGAGAGCGTGGGTATCATAAGTTGTGGGATAGCAGACTATTTAACTATGCCAACTGGGAAGTTCTTCGTTTCCTTCTGTCAAATCTTAGGTGGTGGATAGAGGAGTTCAATTTTGATGGATTTCGATTTGATGGAGTAACATCAATGTTATATCACCATCACGGGATTAACACGACATTCACAGGGAACTATAATGAGTACTTCAGTGAGGCCACAGATGTTGATGCTGTCGTATATATGATGTTGGCAAACCATTTGATTCACAAAATTCTGCCTGATGCTACTGTAGTAGCTGAAGATGTTTCTGGAATGCCGGGACTTTGTCGGCCTGTCTCTGACGGAGGAATTGGTTTTGACTACCGCTTAGCAATGGCAATCCCTGACAAATGGATTGATTACTTAAAGAACAAAAAAGACGAAGATTGGTCAATGAAGGAAATAACTTGCAGTTTAACTAACAGGAGATACACTGAAAAGTGCATAGCATATGCAGAGAGCCATGACCAG GCAATTGTTGGTGACAAGACAGTTGCCTTTTTCCTTATGGACAAGGAAATGTATTCCAACATGTCCTGTTTGACTGAAGCTCCTCCAGAAGTTGAGCGAGGAATTGCCCTTCACAAG ATGATTCATTTTATAACTATGGCACTAGGAGGAGAAGGCTACCTTAATTTCATGGGAAACGAG TTTGGCCATCCCGAATGGATTGACTTTCCAAGAGAAGGCAATGGTTGGAGTTATGAGAAATGCAGACGCCAGTGGGACCTTGTGGATACAGATCACTTGAGATACAAG TTCATGAATGCTTTTGACAAAGCTATGAATTTGCTTGATGAGGAGTTCTCTTTCCTTGcttcatccaaacaaatagtgAGCAGCATAAATGAAGAAGACAAG GTCATTGTATTCGAACGTGGAGATCTGGTATTTGTCTTTAACTTCCATCCAGAGAATATGTACGATGG GTACAAAGTCGGGTGTGACTTGCCTGGAAAATACAGAGTTGCTCTGGATAGTGATGCTTGGGAATTTGGTGGGCACGGAAGG GTGGGGCATGATGTGGACCACTTTACAACCCCTGAAGGCGTACCTGGAGTCCCTGAAACAAATTTCAATAATCGCCCAAACTCCTTCAAAGTACTCTCCCCACCTCGGACAGCCTTG GTTTATTATATGGTTGAAGAAACATTAGAAGAGAACAATCACAATAAGTCAACCACCTTCAGTGAGGCCGGTACAGCAACTCTGGTGGAGGATGAGGAGAATATCGAAAAACTCGCTTCTGCTGACAAGTCAGGCAGTTTCAGTGAGAGCAGTACGACTGGTAGGTTGGAGAATGAAGAGCGAGAATTTGCCTCTTCTGAAAACAGAGGAGTTGTTTCCAGTGAGGCGGAAGGTCCGAACTAA